One Triticum dicoccoides isolate Atlit2015 ecotype Zavitan chromosome 5B, WEW_v2.0, whole genome shotgun sequence genomic window carries:
- the LOC119310199 gene encoding patatin-like protein 2 — protein sequence METGKHILCRQPPTYGNLITILSIDGGGIRGIIPAVALAFLESELQKLDGEEARLADYFDVIAGTSTGGLVTAMLTAPNKKRRPLFAAKDIQAFYMNHAPRIFPQLRGAFGRIMRILRSLSGPYYDGKYLHEVVRKKLGSARLHQTLTNVVIPTFDIKRLQPTIFSSYEVKKKKNTMNALLSDICISTSAAPTYLPAHYFKTEDSHGNIKEFNLIDGGVAANNPALVAIGEVSKQIFKQDPDFFPIKPMDYGRFLVISLGTGSSKFEEKYDAQKAKSWGVLDWLCSSGSTPLVDIFTRASADMVDIHIASVFKALHSEQNYLRIQDDTLWGTLSSVDVATKDNLEKLVNVGELLLKKPVSRANLETGQMVPACSDIEETNEEALKRFAKLLSDEKRIRQARSPK from the exons ATGGAGACTGGAAAACATATCTTGTGCAGACAACCACCAACTTATGGCAACCTCATCACAATTCTCTCGATCGATGGCGGAGGGATTCGAGGAATCATTCCAGCTGTTGCTCTTGCCTTTCTAGAATCAGAGTTGCAG AAACTTGATGGAGAGGAAGCCCGGTTAGCAGACTACTTTGATGTCATTGCTGGGACCAGCACAGGGGGACTTGTGACTGCGATGCTCACTGCACCAAATAAGAAGAGAAGACCACTTTTTGCGGCGAAGGATATTCAAGCATTTTATATGAACCATGCTCCCAGAATTTTCCCACAGCTCAG GGGTGCATTTGGTAGGATAATGAGGATACTTCGCTCATTGTCAGGACCTTATTATGATGGTAAGTACCTTCATGAAGTTGTGAGAAAGAAGTTAGGAAGTGCCAGGCTGCATCAGACGTTAACAAATGTGGTAATACCAACTTTCGACATCAAGCGGCTACAACCAACCATTTTTTCGTCGTATGAG gttaagaagaagaagaacacaatGAATGCTTTGTTATCAGATATTTGCATCAGCACGTCCGCTGCTCCAACTTATTTGCCTGCGCATTACTTCAAGACTGAAGATTCTCATGGAAACATCAAGGAGTTTAATCTTATTGATGGGGGAGTAGCTGCCAATAATCCG GCCTTAGTTGCCATTGGAGAAGTAAGCAAGCAGATATTCAAGCAAGATCCAGATTTCTTCCCAATAAAACCTATGGACTATGGCCGGTTTTTGGTCATTTCACTTGGCACAGGCTCATCAAAATTCGAAGAGAAGTACGATGCACAAAAGGCTAAATCATGGGGAGTGTTGGATTGGTTATGTAGCAGTGGATCTACACCATTAGTAGATATTTTCACACGGGCAAGTGCAGATATGGTGGATATTCACATCGCTTCTGTTTTCAAAGCCTTACATTCTGAGCAGAACTATCTGAGAATTCAA GATGATACCCTATGGGGGACACTCTCCTCAGTTGATGTTGCCACCAAGGATAACTTGGAGAAACTTGTCAATGTTGGAGAGTTGCTGCTAAAGAAACCTGTCTCACGGGCAAATTTGGAGACTGGCCAAATGGTGCCTGCTTGTAGTGACATAGAGGAGACCAATGAGGAAGCTCTCAAGAG ATTTGCAAAGCTGCTGTCTGATGAAAAGCGAATTCGCCAAGCAAGGTCGCCAAAATGA